One stretch of Brettanomyces nanus chromosome 4, complete sequence DNA includes these proteins:
- a CDS encoding uncharacterized protein (BUSCO:EOG093442KI): protein MSFRSDHTASWNTTLRNRLERQRGLKYDTMNGLGNASNRSNGFSGLKDININKKGPAKPKRVSGSYSQYFYKVFQNRMKYYHRLSFVISLSMCVLLTVPYGGSILFYPVKVALLSTGFALVKFARDSTLRVESSGASTEIQHMINSVFSSQCFILFAAYFASTFIIYSIIFWQSSSSDLSYCISSATKTVKPFINDSFMFFWFFVAFTSFFYSAQMMIFEKNKLNFKIGTYRAEPVDQLKNLNWVSLLKEAASISGCVVVLSGPLYTFVRRFIFKVMFYPMISVFNLNRQIPAIRFSLRLYLTVNLIGFITVLVYELLNRIYNAYAMTGCLVVKKPLSSYSDNQQFKTLMSGLTDYKDSLVRLTAYQELVFRTTSRQMSDRTCLYENNNGILLLDQMSKVIRSSVNAAKMELPKLQGTKGEKKPTVKKQNGDTTATIFGRLGLDAGLNDTDSVNAIGADDGDVNGIFSTNKVRPEDLFLRSTYVKKPLKSKDPVLKGFVEKAEDAALKLIQKYQVLFVRKMKEFINSRSEKSRILRITTKVLKSDVWEVILFRSYKLEADRRIPNKVIVGNCIVAMSEMLLHARIEDRKRTVLHSLTEVLSLLTRIYRSTSEFLENPPVKPRSANQINHNAIKEINDLAISYFFKLVIYYNSTLNDMILTPDTFKLAKWCTDVALEEQRAQLREVE, encoded by the coding sequence TCATACTCTCAGTATTTTTATAAAGTTTTTCAGAACCGAATGAAATACTATCATAGATTGTCGTTTGTGATATCTCTTTCAATGTGCGTTTTACTAACGGTTCCGTACGGAGGAAGCATTCTTTTCTATCCGGTAAAGGTAGCACTTTTAAGCACTGGATTCGCTCTAGTTAAGTTTGCCAGAGATTCGACTTTACGTGTGGAATCATCAGGTGCATCGACGGAAATTCAGCATATGATTAATTCGGTGTTCTCCTCGCAATGCTTTATACTATTTGCAGCTTATTTTGCCTCTACGTTTATCATTTATTCCATCATTTTTTGGCAATCTTCGTCATCCGATCTCAGTTATTGCATATCCTCAGCTACAAAGACTGTTAAACCCTTTATCAATGATAGCTTCATGTTTTTTTGGTTTTTTGTGGCATTTACATCATTTTTTTATTCCGCTCAAATGATGAtatttgagaagaataaactCAACTTTAAGATAGGCACATATCGTGCAGAACCGGTCGACCAGCTCAAAAATTTGAACTGGGTctctcttttgaaagaagctGCATCCATCTCCGGATGTGTGGTTGTCTTGTCAGGGCCTCTTTATACTTTTGTGCGAAGGTTTATCTTCAAAGTGATGTTTTACCCGATGATTTCGGTGTTCAATTTGAACAGACAGATTCCAGCCATTCGGTTTTCCTTAAGATTATATCTAACTGTGAATCTGATCGGCTTCATTACTGTGCTTGTTTATGAACTTTTGAACCGAATCTATAACGCTTATGCAATGACGGGTTGCCTCGTAGTGAAAAAGCCTTTGAGCTCTTATTCGGACAATCAACAATTTAAGACACTTATGAGCGGACTTACAGATTATAAGGATAGCCTTGTACGGTTGACGGCATACCAAGAGCTCGTTTTCAGGACCACTTCTAGACAAATGTCAGATAGAACATGTCTGTACGAAAATAATAATGGGATTCTATTACTGGATCAGATGTCTAAAGTTATTCGCAGCAGTGTTAATGCTGCCAAAATGGAGTTGCCAAAATTGCAAGGCACGAAGGGAGAGAAAAAGCCTACTGTAAAGAAACAGAACGGTGACACTACTGCAACCATTTTTGGACGTTTAGGATTGGATGCTGGATTGAACGATACAGATTCTGTCAACGCTATTGGAGctgatgatggtgatgttAATGGCATTTTTTCGACAAATAAGGTACGTCCAGAAGACCTATTTCTAAGATCCACATATGTTAAGAAGCCACTAAAGAGCAAAGATCCAGTTTTGAAGGGTTTTGTGGAGAAGGCAGAGGACGCAGCATTGAAATTGATACAGAAATATCAGGTGCTATTTGTaagaaaaatgaaggaGTTTATCAATTCTCGTTCAGAGAAAAGTCGGATACTTCGAATTACAACTAAGGTATTGAAATCCGACGTGTGGGAGGTGATTCTGTTTCGCTCGTACAAATTAGAAGCCGATCGGAGAATTCCAAACAAGGTCATTGTTGGTAACTGCATAGTAGCCATGTCagaaatgcttcttcatgCCAGAATCGAGgacagaaaaagaactgTGTTGCACTCTCTAACTGAAGTGCTAAGTTTATTGACTAGAATTTACAGATCAACCTCAGAGTTCCTGGAAAATCCACCGGTAAAACCAAGGAGTGCCAACCAAATCAATCATAATGCGATTAAGGAGATCAACGACTTGGCGATTtcatacttcttcaaactaGTGATCTATTACAACTCAACACTAAACGATATGATTCTTACTCCTGACACGTTCAAATTGGCCAAATGGTGTACCGACGTGGCTTTGGAGGAACAACGCGCCCAACTACGAGAGGTAGAGTAA